The Candidatus Poribacteria bacterium genome includes a window with the following:
- a CDS encoding Rieske (2Fe-2S) protein → MARVVVGKVSEIPPGKRKIIVPFRGKAGIGVFNVDGNFYAVRNICPHRRGPLCTGELSGRFAADAPPSIHGVMLSVEGLGEVLRCPWHQWTFDIATGQCLVDETLRVATYPVKIEGDDIIVEYDG, encoded by the coding sequence ATGGCACGTGTTGTTGTTGGAAAAGTATCGGAGATTCCACCGGGGAAACGCAAAATCATCGTGCCGTTTCGTGGCAAAGCAGGCATCGGTGTCTTTAACGTTGATGGCAACTTTTACGCGGTTCGCAACATCTGTCCCCATAGGCGTGGACCCCTCTGCACAGGTGAGCTCAGTGGTCGGTTTGCTGCCGATGCGCCGCCTTCAATTCACGGAGTGATGCTCTCTGTTGAGGGTTTAGGTGAAGTGCTACGTTGTCCGTGGCATCAGTGGACATTTGATATTGCGACCGGACAGTGCCTCGTCGATGAAACATTACGGGTAGCGACTTATCCCGTTAAGATTGAGGGTGATGATATTATAGTTGAATACGATGGCTAA
- a CDS encoding LamG domain-containing protein: MINRTLRQVFVLAVIATVLMVTNTAHARQAVTDGLVSYWSFNKDSVAGKTVKDIFGANDGTMDGNVAVVDGKVGEALKFSGGHVDCGADKSLTDIGDQITLEAWIKPEKPGWAIFAGISRSGNNSYVIAWSDQTRVDFNLWNGALETWPFHSVGQPDVGKWHHIAGVYDGSEALIYINGEVDNEKKFEGALKHNGENFWMGARKSDGLPYHGLLDELRLYNRGLSQEEIEQNLEAEGLAVEPTQKLALTWGMIKVSE, encoded by the coding sequence ATGATTAACAGAACTCTGAGACAAGTGTTTGTTTTAGCCGTTATAGCGACCGTTCTAATGGTTACAAACACAGCACACGCGCGTCAGGCGGTTACCGATGGGTTGGTGAGTTACTGGTCCTTTAATAAGGATTCAGTCGCAGGTAAAACGGTTAAAGATATTTTTGGTGCTAACGATGGAACCATGGACGGGAATGTCGCAGTCGTTGACGGTAAAGTTGGTGAGGCGCTCAAGTTTAGTGGGGGGCATGTTGATTGTGGAGCAGACAAGAGCTTAACCGACATTGGCGATCAGATTACATTGGAGGCGTGGATAAAACCTGAAAAACCGGGGTGGGCGATTTTCGCAGGCATCTCGAGGTCGGGAAATAATTCTTATGTGATTGCGTGGTCAGACCAAACTCGGGTTGATTTTAATCTCTGGAACGGTGCCTTAGAGACGTGGCCCTTTCACAGTGTAGGTCAGCCCGATGTGGGTAAATGGCATCACATTGCTGGTGTTTACGACGGTTCCGAAGCCCTCATTTATATCAATGGTGAAGTGGATAATGAGAAGAAATTCGAGGGTGCTCTCAAACATAATGGAGAGAATTTTTGGATGGGTGCCAGAAAATCGGATGGACTCCCTTACCACGGTCTTCTTGACGAGCTTCGCCTCTACAACCGCGGTCTCAGCCAAGAGGAGATTGAACAGAATCTTGAGGCGGAAGGGCTTGCCGTTGAACCGACCCAGAAATTGGCACTCACTTGGGGAATGATAAAGGTTTCAGAGTAG
- a CDS encoding GNAT family N-acetyltransferase gives MNEQTRFSIEEFTPDHPDWREFVAFVNDLNQEDWAFNPYFEQFSRYFLAAKQDGAIVGFLMFVVWDIGPHDRDHPPIQIDGKTLREAKILAFGVKDGYRRQGIGTALQEYTIQQAKLFGCYQVRSVSGENHPENHQLKLSMGFAVEPMERDEKCLAFVMPLKRRKSSNFS, from the coding sequence ATGAACGAGCAAACACGCTTTTCCATTGAAGAATTCACGCCCGACCATCCGGATTGGCGGGAGTTTGTCGCGTTTGTCAATGACTTGAACCAAGAGGATTGGGCGTTTAATCCATATTTTGAGCAGTTTTCACGCTATTTCTTGGCGGCGAAACAGGATGGAGCTATCGTTGGATTTCTTATGTTTGTTGTGTGGGACATTGGTCCTCATGACCGTGATCATCCACCCATTCAGATAGACGGAAAAACACTGAGAGAGGCGAAGATCCTCGCGTTTGGTGTGAAGGACGGATACCGACGGCAAGGCATCGGCACTGCACTTCAAGAATATACCATCCAGCAAGCGAAGTTGTTTGGCTGTTACCAAGTGCGGTCTGTCAGCGGCGAGAATCATCCTGAAAACCATCAACTTAAGCTTTCTATGGGATTTGCTGTCGAGCCGATGGAACGCGATGAAAAGTGTTTGGCTTTTGTCATGCCTCTTAAACGACGAAAAAGCAGTAACTTCTCATGA
- a CDS encoding phosphoglycerate mutase family protein — protein sequence MPLLVLVKHALSQIDPKVPANQWRLSERGQHLSHILAQQLAQYELDLIFSSVEPKAIETARIVATTLEKRIEIVEGLHEHDRSNVGFLKKKTFEASVARFFNQPDLLTFGSETANQAHHRFSRVVTETIKKCDNKNIALITHGTVLTLFVSRLVGIDPFAFWKDLDLPSWVVLSHPDLELVNVCKSIDGLNLEEE from the coding sequence ATGCCACTGCTTGTTCTTGTGAAACACGCTTTATCGCAGATTGATCCGAAGGTTCCTGCTAATCAGTGGAGGCTTTCTGAAAGAGGGCAGCACCTTAGCCACATACTTGCTCAGCAGTTAGCACAGTATGAGCTTGATCTCATTTTTAGTAGCGTTGAGCCTAAAGCAATAGAAACGGCGCGTATCGTAGCCACTACTCTTGAAAAGCGGATTGAGATCGTTGAAGGGTTACACGAACATGATCGAAGCAATGTAGGGTTTCTGAAGAAGAAAACGTTTGAAGCATCAGTCGCCCGATTTTTCAATCAGCCGGATCTGTTAACCTTTGGTAGTGAGACCGCAAATCAGGCGCATCACAGATTTTCGCGAGTTGTGACTGAAACAATTAAGAAATGTGACAATAAAAATATTGCCCTGATTACACACGGCACTGTCCTAACGCTTTTTGTAAGTCGCTTGGTCGGTATTGACCCCTTCGCTTTTTGGAAAGATTTAGATTTGCCGTCGTGGGTCGTTTTATCTCATCCAGATTTGGAATTAGTGAACGTATGCAAAAGTATTGACGGTCTTAATCTGGAGGAAGAATGA